The DNA region AAAATAAATGGGTATAAATCAATATTGACTAAAAATTAAAATGGCTATATAACAGGGTTTAGAGAGGTGCTGGAATTATATAAATTTAATTCTTTCGTTTCTGAAGGTCGAGGGTCCGACTCCCCCTGGGTGCATCAAAGCCTTGATACAGGCCAGTTTACGCATGATGTAGATTCGCTTGTATTTTTATTTTCCCTCAAAAGTTATAGAAACATTTAGTTTCTTTTAGAAGAGGATAGTTTATAAATTTAGTAAGACCAATAGTTATAGCCAATTCTAGAAGAATATAATTTGATTGTAAACAAACAAAATGGTTGGGGTTCGAATCCTCTCTGATGCACCATTGGAAACCTTGTGAAATCAATACTTCGCAGTTTTTTTTATTCTCTATGAATTTTGATTCTAAATATTCAAAAGGGGTGAAGGTTAATATTCACCCCCATTATCATAAATCTTGCCCATTGGTACAATTTTATTTAATGCAAATCAATTATTCTTTATAACAATAAGCATTATCTAAAGAATCATTAAAAAAAGAAAAATGGGAAGAATGGGAAGAATGGGAAAAATGGGAAGAAAAATCTACGGCGACTACGGAAACCATCTGGATCAACAGGAGGATCATCATAAGATCCAACAGCCATATCATCCATAGTAGAATAAATAACTCCGTCGTCTGACATATAAGCTACAGGGTTACCATTATAATCTAAAATCATTCGATCTGCAATGTAACCCATAATGTTATTATCTTTGTTATAAATTGTGTTTTCTTTTAAATAGCCACAACTTCTACCACGTCCATCATATATTTTTTCCATACATTTACCACCTTTTTATAATAATTTGTTATAATTGTACAAGAAAATCTAGCTAGTATAGTATATGGATTAGAGAATATTATGTTAACAATGAATTGTTTAAAAGGAAATAGATATAAACTTATTGATAATTGGAATTCTTAAACATAAAATTAGCACTTTTAATTGTTGATATATCTGATTTGTATATAAATGAATCAAGAAATGATATTGTTAGAGTAGTTGCTGTAATAAAAGACAATAGGTAATAATAAATTATTACGAATTAGAATTGATAATAAAATGGGAAAGATGATGAACAATTTATGATATGAGATACAAGTATGTCTATTCAAAGATGAAAAGGATAACGAAAATATTGGAGACTAATCAATGAAAATTATTTAAACAAAATTATTTTCATGGTTTAGTCTCTTTTCCCAAGTTAGTTAAGCTAAACTATTTGTAAATTGAGTAAATTGCACAATTAAGTTTTTCTAAATTACAAATTGTAACTGTTTATTTTATTAAAAAAAGTAATAGCAAAGATAGGTACTACTGTACCTGTGGATAACTTTAAAAATTTAAATTATAATTAATTACGCTACTTTTAAGTCGTCAGACTTTTGGGTGATTGCAATAGTATGTGAAACTAGAAACATACAATTAATAAAAGATTTATAGTTTTAAAATGAGAACTTAACATTAAAATAATAATATAGTATGCAGGCAACTATTTGAATATAAGAGAGAGCACTAGTGTAATACTGGTGCTTTTTCTGTGTTTAAAAAAGTGTAATTAACAGCTAATAAATATTTACAAAAGTGAAATACTACGTTAATTTTAATAAGATAATATGAAAATGTGCATAAACACATTATTTATCTATGAAAAAGCTTCCGACACATTACCAGTAGAAATGCTGGTGTTTTGTTATATAAAAGAAGAAATTTTGAATAGGACATAGTATTAAAATTCTTACAATAGGGGTAAAATAATGAGAATACATAGATATAGACATAAAAGAGGGTTTTATTACAAAGGTAGGGGAAGAAGAAGTGGCATATATTATTATATAAGACAAGGGTGCTTGTTACCTATATTAAGCATATTAATTATTATTTCGATTATTATATTTTGGATTATTTAAATAATTGAACAAAAGAAGGAAACTATTTTAGTTATGTAGAAGACATATGGTGAAAGGTGAGTGGTAGTATGGATATAAATGATGAAAGATTATATAAAAGTATACCAGTAGAGAGCTATAAAATTGCAACGATATGTGATATTTTAATAAAGAAAAATATTTGCACAATAGAAGAATTTAATGCTGTGGCAGACAAAATTATTGAAAATACTGAACATACAGATGGTACTTTAGAAATGGATATAAATCATATAAAAGAAAAGACACATTTAGGATAATACACTTTAAGAACTCTTAACAGGGTTCTTTTTTATTACACGAAAATAATTAAAGCCAATTAGGGGCAGGTGGGTGATTGATGACGAGACAACGAAGCCCAAATAGGATAAGGCATTTGAAATATGTAAAGAACATAAAGGAAATATAGATTTAATAAAGATAGCAGAACAATTAGGTATTTCAGATGGAACAGTAAGAGGATGGAAGAAAAAGATGAATGGGATAAGAAGTTAAACGGAACGTTCCAAAAGAAAAAGAATAATGTAAATAAAGGAGCCAGAGTTTAAAGAAGTTACTGAGATATCAAATTCAGAACTTACAGATAAACAAAGGCTCTTTTGTATTTATTATATAAAATATTTTAATGCCACTAAAGCCTATCAGAAAGCTTATGAATGTGATTATATAACTGCTAATACTAATGGACCTAGACTACTTGTAAATGTTTGTATTAAAAGCGAAATGGATTTGTATTTATTTTAATAGTTAAATATATAAAATCCATTAGAATTTCATTACCAAAATATTACCATTTACATTGAAATAATTCTTATGTACACCAATCTTTTTAAATCCAAATTTCTTATACATCGTAATTGCATTGTGGTTGCTTGCCTTAACACCGAGACTTACATTTCTTATAGTACCCCGTTCTTTTACGAACCTTAATAATTCCTAAAATCATTAGTGTATTAATATCACTATTCATACTTTTAATATATTCAATTTCTTGCTCTACAGTAAGAAGAAATTCATTTTTACCAAATAGTAAGTTTTCACTCTCTCCACCAATAATATTAAGATATTCAATCATCTTTTTTGTGTC from Clostridium pasteurianum BC1 includes:
- a CDS encoding terminase small subunit — translated: MKYFNATKAYQKAYECDYITANTNGPRLLVNVCIKSEMDLYLF
- a CDS encoding 4-fold beta flower protein, translated to MEKIYDGRGRSCGYLKENTIYNKDNNIMGYIADRMILDYNGNPVAYMSDDGVIYSTMDDMAVGSYDDPPVDPDGFRSRRRFFFPFFPFFPFFPFFFF